The Oncorhynchus keta strain PuntledgeMale-10-30-2019 chromosome 17, Oket_V2, whole genome shotgun sequence genome has a window encoding:
- the LOC118396306 gene encoding LHFPL tetraspan subfamily member 6 protein-like isoform X2, translating to MASSLTSAGVVWALLSFLCAAASCVGFFMPYWLLGSQMGKPVSFGTFRRCSYPVRDEARQATVMLEQCGRYASFQGIPSLEWRICTVIIGLGCGLLLLVALTALMGFCLSDLISRTIGRVAGGIQFFGGLLGKAVQKRTLSFFFLYSLTKAMQPTRTRFKKKRFY from the exons ATGGCTTCTAGCCTAACAAGTGCTGGCGTGGTGTGGGCCCTACTCTCCTTCCTGTGTGCGGCGGCCTCTTGCGTGGGTTTCTTCATGCCCTACTGGCTCCTGGGGTCCCAGATGGGTAAACCAGTCTCCTTCGGGACCTTCCGGAGGTGCTCGTACCCGGTGCGTGATGAAGCTCGCCAGGCCACGGTGATGCTGGAGCAGTGTGGCCGCTACGCCTCGTTCCAGGGCATCCCTAGTCTGGAATGGAGGATTTGTACGGTGATAATCGGGTTGGGCTGTGGCCTGTTGCTCCTGGTGGCACTCACGGCCCTCATGGGATTCTGTTTGTCTGATCTCATCTCCAGGACCATTGGACGCGTGGCTGGGGGCATCCAGTTTTTTGGGG GGCTACTTGGaaaagctgttcaaaagaggACATTGTCCTTCTTTTTtttgtactccctgacgaaggccatgcagccgaCACGcaccaggtttaaaaaaaaacgtttctattga